Genomic segment of Candidatus Neomarinimicrobiota bacterium:
GTGGGAGATCATCAAACTACTGCACACCGGCATGCCGCAACGTGAGATTGCCAAGCAGCTTGGTGTTGCCATTGGAACCGTATCACGAGGAGCCCGGGAATTAAAATATGGGCACAATGGTTTTGTTGAGTTGCTGGACACACTGCAAGTGGAAGCCAACTCATGACTTTCGTTCAAGATCAAATGATTACTTCATTTTGGTGGACCTGGCAAATCGGCTAGGCTCTTCATAAAACTATCAACTAGAAAATATTCTGAGCCATTGATGAGAGACAACTCAAGTTGGGGGTTATTGTGTGGAAAAATAGAAATTGGAAATTAGAAATTAGAAATTAGAAAATAGAAGTTAGTAAAGTGAAGAAGTGTAATTGTGACTCAAGACATTTGACCTTCGACCGGACTACGCCGACTGGCTACGTCCGGCAAGCTTACAGACTTTTGACAAATCAAAAGGAGTTACCGTGAAAAAGATATTTCTTTCAGAAAATGACATGCCTAAAAGCTGGTATAATATTGCCGCCGACCTGAAGACAGCACCCCTGCCGCCTTTGAACCCAGGATCCTTGCAACCGCTTGGTCCGGATGATCTTGCACCCCTGTTTCCCAAGGCTTTGATCGAACAGGAAATGAGCATGGAGCGCGAGGTCGCCATTCCTGAGCCTGTTCAGGAAGGTCTCAAAATGTGGAGACCTTCACCTCTGATCAGGGCCACCGGTTTGGAGCGGGCCTTGAAAACACCGGCCAAGATCTATTTCAAGCACGAAGGGGTCAGTCCGGCTGGCAGTCATAAACCCAACACCGCCATCGCTCAAGCCTACTATAATAAGCAGGAAGGGGTCAAACGGCTCTCCACCGAGACCGGTGCCGGACAGTGGGGCAGTTCACTGGCGTTGGCAGGTCAGATGTTTGACCTGGAAGTGAAAGTGTATATGGTAAAGATAAGTTTTGAGCAGAAACCCTATCGTCGCTCCATGATGAAGAGCTGGGGGGCTGAAATAGTTCCCAGTCCCAGTAATGATACTGAATTCGGACGCGCTATTTTAGCAGATGATCCCGATAATAGAGGATCACTGGGTATCGCCATATCGGAGGCCGTTGAAGATGCAGCCAGGCGAGAGGATACCAAGTATGCCCTGGGCAGCGTTTTAAATCATGTGCTTTTACATCAGACCATCATCGGTTTGGAAGCAAAGAAACAAATGGAAATTGCCGGAGATACACCAGATATAGTTATCGGTTGTGTCGGTGGTGGCAGTAATTTCGCCGGATTGGCTTTTCCCTATTTACGGGATAAGATCAATGGAGCTGATATCGATTTCAGAGCTATCGAACCGACGGCCTGTCCCACCTTAACCAGGGGAAAATTCACCTACGATTTTGGTGATATGGCACAAATGACCCCTTTGGTCTCCATGCACACGTTGGGACACACCTTTATGCCGCCAGGTATCCATGCCGGTGGTCTGCGTTACCATGGGATGGCTCCTCTGATGTCTCATGTTGTGCGAGAAGGATTGATTGAGGCTTATGCCTATCACCAGGTAGAAGTTTTTGATGCTGCATCCATCTTTGCCCGAACTGAAGGCATCATTCCGGCACCGGAATCAGCGCATGCCATCAAGGGAGCAGTTGATGCCGCCATCGAAGCGCGGGAAGCTGGCGAAGAGAAAGTGATTCTGTTCAACCTCAGTGGTCATGGCCACTTTGATATGAGCGCCTATGATGCCTACTATGCCGGTAAATTAACTGACCATCGTCCAACAGACGCTGATTTAGCGAAAGGTCTCTCGGTCACTGAAGGTTTGCCCCAGGTTTAACCTGATGTAAACCCATTTAACTTGGTGATAAACTGTTTAATACCATTTGTACTTCAGAGGGCGCGCAGTTTGAAGTACAAATGGTATAACAGCAGACATTTCCTCCCCTCACAGGGGAGGTGCCACGGAGTGGCGGAAGGGAGACTCCATAACGTGTAGATTGTAGTCGATGTATCCATGATATGTGCTTATTGATCAAACTTCTCCCTCACATCTATGCTGTGCCACCCCTCCTGAGCGGAGGGGGAATTCAAGTCATAATTTTGGTTCATCATAATAATGCGTACCTGGATACAATCATTGAGATTGGAGGTCAATAAAATATTCTGGGGTATAAAGGTATAAGTGTTACAGAGCCTGTGTGAGAATAGGGACAACGCTTACCCCATGCTTTAGCATGGGGGGTATGATAACCCACTGATTCTTTGGGCTTTAGCCCAGTATTGTTGGGCTAAAGCCCTCCTTTTTAATATTTTTATAGCCCCCAGGCTGAAGCCTGGGGTAAGTATCTATATTAACAGCACCATAGGTAGATAACCAAAGCTAATGTTAGAAAGTAATTATTCCGGCGCAATGAAGTTTTCACACAGCCTCTATACCCTTATATCCCTAACATCCTCGTCTACAGGTACGCATTTGGGGAAAGAGTCATAATTTTAATTCCATGCAAAGCGATTGTTCAGATGGCTGATTTCACTTTCACCTATGATTTTTAGGTTTCAGAAGTATTTTCGTCGCCAATTAGAAGAGTAAATAACTTCCTATAGAAGAAGTTTAGGAGTAAGAAAATGAAAAAACAAATCCAGAAATTTTATGACAATCCAGAAGTGATCCATAGCCCAAGTGGTCGGATGTTACGCATCATGAGTGAATATCTCGGTCCCCAGGATCTGTTTCGCAAAAATAAAGTACAGGACACAATTGTCTTTTTTGGCTCAGCCAGAACCCAGCCCAAGCATATTGTGGAACAAGCCATAGCAACTGCAAAAACCAATGGTAATTCTGTAGAAAAATTGGAAAAGCTAAAACGAGACCTGAAGATGTCCCGCTATTATGAAGATGCGCGTGAATTAGCCTACAAAATGACCACGTGGTCCAAGAAATTAAAACAGGGGAGACGGCGGTTTATTGTCTCCACTGGTGGTGGTCCTGGAATCATGGAAGCTGCCAATCGGGGAGCTGCTGAGGCCAAAGGATTATCCATCGGTCTGAATATCTCACTACCATTT
This window contains:
- a CDS encoding Trp family transcriptional regulator, which encodes MKLLHTGMPQREIAKQLGVAIGTVSRGARELKYGHNGFVELLDTLQVEANS
- a CDS encoding TrpB-like pyridoxal phosphate-dependent enzyme, which encodes MKKIFLSENDMPKSWYNIAADLKTAPLPPLNPGSLQPLGPDDLAPLFPKALIEQEMSMEREVAIPEPVQEGLKMWRPSPLIRATGLERALKTPAKIYFKHEGVSPAGSHKPNTAIAQAYYNKQEGVKRLSTETGAGQWGSSLALAGQMFDLEVKVYMVKISFEQKPYRRSMMKSWGAEIVPSPSNDTEFGRAILADDPDNRGSLGIAISEAVEDAARREDTKYALGSVLNHVLLHQTIIGLEAKKQMEIAGDTPDIVIGCVGGGSNFAGLAFPYLRDKINGADIDFRAIEPTACPTLTRGKFTYDFGDMAQMTPLVSMHTLGHTFMPPGIHAGGLRYHGMAPLMSHVVREGLIEAYAYHQVEVFDAASIFARTEGIIPAPESAHAIKGAVDAAIEAREAGEEKVILFNLSGHGHFDMSAYDAYYAGKLTDHRPTDADLAKGLSVTEGLPQV
- a CDS encoding LOG family protein, with protein sequence MKKQIQKFYDNPEVIHSPSGRMLRIMSEYLGPQDLFRKNKVQDTIVFFGSARTQPKHIVEQAIATAKTNGNSVEKLEKLKRDLKMSRYYEDARELAYKMTTWSKKLKQGRRRFIVSTGGGPGIMEAANRGAAEAKGLSIGLNISLPFEQSGNPYISHELEMEFHYFFMRKYWFVYLAKALIAFPGGFGTFDELFETLTLIQTKKISKYMPIVLFGNAFWDEVIDLDALADFGTINREDLELCYRTDTVDDAFHYLTRQLTEHYLEEKPPGE